One window from the genome of Tachysurus vachellii isolate PV-2020 chromosome 5, HZAU_Pvac_v1, whole genome shotgun sequence encodes:
- the lratd2b gene encoding protein LRATD2 codes for MGNQVEKLTHLSYDEVPTVDPNGYEDDDGPRIGVSYIFSDDAEEEGEEEEHPEEKGDEEVRDMECAVYYRDECVYERKSTEMGSLESCENLLNRCKPGDLVEFMAAGQYPHWVVCTGDFQVVHLHKSEIKMDHLSHAAQGKRGRIVNDLYKFRALNPDVVVKNALDQMGMKESSVCWRNSECFAAWCRFGRREFKTGGELRIGKQPYRMKLQLSEKKSHDLEFQSLEDLIMEKRRNDQIGRDAVIQELANHLNSSEEVNSDCSCD; via the coding sequence ATGGGGAATCAAGTGGAAAAACTGACCCATTTAAGTTACGACGAAGTTCCTACAGTCGACCCGAATGGTTACGAGGATGACGACGGTCCGCGGATCGGAGTCTCGTATATTTTCTCCGACGACGCcgaggaggagggagaggaagaggaacacCCTGAAGAGAAAGGTGATGAAGAAGTGCGCGACATGGAGTGCGCGGTGTATTACCGAGATGAGTGTGTTTACGAGAGGAAGAGCACAGAAATGGGATCATTAGAGTCGTGTGAGAACTTGCTGAACAGATGTAAACCAGGTGACTTGGTGGAGTTCATGGCAGCTGGTCAGTATCCTCACTGGGTGGTTTGTACAGGAGACTTTCAGGTGGTCCACTTACACAAGAGTGAGATTAAAATGGACCACCTGTCCCACGCTGCTCAGGGCAAACGGGGACGAATCGTGAACGACTTGTACAAATTCCGTGCCTTGAATCCTGATGTAGTCGTAAAGAACGCGCTTGATCAAATGGGGATGAAGGAGAGCAGCGTGTGTTGGAGGAACTCGGAGTGTTTTGCTGCATGGTGCAGGTTTGGTAGACGGGAATTTAAAACGGGTGGAGAGCTGCGCATAGGCAAGCAGCCTTACAGGATGAAATTACAGCTCTCTGAAAAGAAGAGCCATGACCTGGAGTTTCAGAGTCTGGAGGATTTGATCATGGAAAAGCGCAGGAACGATCAGATCGGTAGAGACGCCGTGATCCAAGAACTGGCGAATCATCTCAACTCTAGTGAAGAAGTCAACAGCGATTGCAgttgtgattga